One stretch of Streptomyces sp. A2-16 DNA includes these proteins:
- a CDS encoding OsmC family protein, protein MTHPAAQNVTPMAPCGPDVHRLEVVHVNADAYDVDIRGHRLLVDQPVAAGGTDVAPTPTEMFAASLATCVAFCAGRYLQRHNLSRRGLRVCAEFVMAADSPARIGSLRLTLTPPPALSAQRHAALLAVASRCTVHNTLRQPPAVVFELATEDT, encoded by the coding sequence ATGACACACCCAGCGGCACAGAACGTCACTCCGATGGCGCCGTGCGGGCCGGACGTGCACCGGCTCGAGGTCGTCCATGTCAACGCGGACGCGTACGACGTCGACATCCGCGGCCACCGGCTGCTGGTCGATCAGCCGGTGGCGGCGGGCGGCACGGACGTCGCGCCCACCCCCACCGAGATGTTCGCCGCGTCCCTGGCCACCTGCGTCGCCTTCTGCGCGGGCCGCTACCTGCAGCGGCACAACCTGTCCCGCCGTGGGCTGCGGGTGTGCGCGGAGTTCGTGATGGCCGCCGACTCGCCCGCCCGCATCGGCTCCCTCCGCCTCACGCTCACGCCTCCGCCCGCGCTGTCCGCACAGCGTCACGCGGCCCTGCTGGCCGTCGCCTCCCGCTGCACCGTGCACAACACGCTGCGGCAGCCGCCGGCGGTCGTGTTCGAACTGGCAACCGAGGACACGTGA
- a CDS encoding universal stress protein — protein sequence MELPLVVGVDGSDSSLVALDWAVDEAARRGLALRLVYASLWERYEDVVPSTAVDRPSEQVMAENIVGTAVERVRRRNSEVKVSAEVVPEEAVDALLRAGRDACALVTGSRGRGELKGLLLGSVGLTVAARAHCPVIVVRGDKAGVEGTHERIVLGAGEPASGAEAVRFAFREAEARGGVLDVVRAWRCPAHEGADEPRLAEDSAHLHEERASAQLDALLHDAVADHPGIQVRRHTVEGPARKVLLHRSAAADLVIVGARRRTGHFGLQLGRVGHTLLHHAQCPVAIVPAM from the coding sequence ATGGAGCTGCCCCTGGTCGTGGGTGTCGACGGATCGGACTCGAGCCTGGTCGCGCTCGACTGGGCGGTGGACGAAGCGGCCCGCCGGGGCCTCGCGCTGCGGCTGGTGTACGCCTCCTTGTGGGAGCGCTACGAGGACGTCGTGCCGTCCACGGCCGTCGACCGTCCGTCCGAGCAAGTGATGGCGGAGAACATCGTGGGCACCGCCGTGGAACGCGTCCGGCGGCGCAATTCCGAGGTGAAGGTGTCCGCGGAGGTGGTTCCCGAGGAAGCCGTCGACGCGCTGTTGCGGGCGGGCCGCGACGCCTGCGCGCTGGTGACGGGTTCGCGTGGACGCGGTGAGCTGAAGGGCCTGCTGCTCGGTTCGGTCGGTCTGACCGTGGCGGCCCGGGCGCACTGCCCGGTGATCGTGGTCCGGGGTGACAAGGCCGGTGTGGAGGGAACACACGAACGGATCGTGCTCGGCGCGGGCGAGCCCGCGTCCGGCGCCGAGGCCGTGCGGTTCGCCTTCCGTGAGGCCGAGGCCCGCGGCGGCGTCCTCGACGTCGTACGCGCCTGGCGCTGCCCCGCGCACGAGGGCGCGGACGAGCCCCGGCTGGCCGAGGACTCGGCGCATCTCCACGAGGAGCGTGCGTCGGCACAGCTCGACGCCCTGCTGCACGACGCTGTGGCCGATCACCCCGGAATCCAGGTGCGCCGTCACACGGTGGAGGGCCCGGCCCGCAAGGTGCTGCTGCACCGCTCCGCCGCGGCGGACCTGGTGATCGTCGGAGCCCGCCGCCGGACCGGTCACTTCGGCCTGCAGCTGGGCCGCGTGGGCCACACGCTCCTGCACCACGCGCAGTGCCCGGTCGCGATCGTGCCGGCCATGTGA
- a CDS encoding Hsp20/alpha crystallin family protein has translation MSGMIERLTGWPALPDLFGWVETGLPAAHTAPGTHGIRIEERLTDGAYVLRAELPGVDPAKDVEITVTEGVLVLRAERTEETEDKHHTEFRYGTFTRSVRLPAGAKGDDATAEYKDGVLTITVPVPEAKTETKTIPVRQG, from the coding sequence ATGAGCGGCATGATCGAGCGGCTCACCGGCTGGCCGGCACTGCCCGACCTGTTCGGCTGGGTCGAGACCGGACTGCCCGCGGCGCACACCGCGCCGGGGACGCACGGTATCCGGATCGAGGAGCGGTTGACGGACGGCGCATACGTCCTGCGTGCGGAGCTGCCGGGCGTCGACCCTGCGAAGGACGTCGAGATCACCGTCACGGAGGGGGTGCTCGTACTGCGCGCGGAGCGGACCGAGGAGACCGAGGACAAGCACCACACCGAGTTCCGCTACGGCACCTTCACCCGTTCCGTCCGGCTGCCGGCCGGAGCCAAGGGCGACGATGCCACGGCGGAGTACAAGGACGGCGTGCTCACCATCACGGTTCCGGTCCCGGAGGCGAAGACGGAGACCAAGACCATTCCCGTGCGGCAGGGCTGA
- a CDS encoding MBL fold metallo-hydrolase: protein MTTTVVPRPTEPTKASARPALLTFLGGVGTVTGSKFLIESDRARVLVDCGLFQGIAELRRRNWRGLPCDAADIEAVVVTHAHLDHCGYLPRLVRHGFRGRIVTTEYTARLMEIVLRDSAKLQTETARHANEHGWSKHRPAQPLYDDSDVDRTLKLVDAVPPRTATTIATGTGLSLYPAGHILGSSWARLTLEDGHTLAVSGDLGRPGHPLLLPPEPFSGADVLLMESTYGNRRHEEKAGRTHFADVLTRTLARGGTVVIPAFALDRTEILLHELAGLRREGRLPAGVPVYVDSPMALAALDVYRDAVAARAPELRPEVTLAGAAALSPDPFRAVRSIEESVELSRSGGPAVIVSASGMATGGRVLHHLRHLLPDPRNAVVVVGFAAQGTRARDLVDGAKVLKMFGEYVPVRALVADVPHFSAHADAAQIIDWLRGAPAPYVTYLVHGEPEAAAALRDRIDRSLGWTAAVPRSGERVLVR, encoded by the coding sequence ATGACCACCACCGTGGTACCGCGACCGACCGAACCGACGAAGGCCTCGGCCCGGCCCGCCCTGCTGACGTTCCTGGGCGGTGTGGGGACCGTGACCGGCAGCAAGTTCCTGATCGAGAGCGACCGGGCCCGTGTACTCGTCGACTGCGGCCTCTTCCAGGGCATCGCGGAGCTGCGCAGGCGCAACTGGCGCGGACTGCCCTGTGACGCCGCGGACATCGAGGCGGTTGTGGTCACCCACGCCCACCTGGACCACTGCGGCTACCTGCCCAGGCTGGTGCGGCACGGCTTCCGTGGCCGGATCGTGACGACGGAGTACACCGCGAGGCTCATGGAGATCGTGCTGCGCGACAGCGCCAAACTCCAGACGGAGACCGCCCGGCACGCCAACGAACACGGATGGTCCAAACACCGTCCCGCGCAACCGCTGTACGACGACTCGGACGTGGATCGCACTCTGAAGCTGGTGGACGCCGTGCCACCCCGTACGGCCACCACCATCGCCACCGGGACCGGTCTCAGCCTGTACCCGGCCGGGCACATCCTCGGATCGTCCTGGGCCCGGCTCACCCTGGAGGACGGCCATACCCTGGCCGTCAGCGGTGACCTCGGCCGCCCGGGTCACCCGTTGCTCCTCCCGCCGGAGCCCTTCTCCGGAGCCGACGTCCTGCTCATGGAGTCCACGTACGGCAACCGGCGCCACGAGGAGAAGGCCGGCCGCACCCACTTCGCCGACGTACTGACCCGCACGCTCGCCCGGGGCGGCACCGTCGTCATCCCTGCGTTCGCCCTCGACCGCACCGAGATCCTCCTGCACGAACTCGCCGGACTGCGCCGCGAGGGCAGGCTCCCGGCGGGGGTGCCGGTCTACGTCGACAGTCCCATGGCCCTGGCCGCCCTCGACGTCTACCGCGACGCCGTCGCCGCCCGGGCACCCGAACTGCGCCCCGAGGTAACCCTCGCGGGTGCGGCCGCACTCAGCCCCGATCCGTTCCGCGCCGTACGCTCGATCGAGGAATCCGTCGAGCTGAGCCGCTCGGGCGGACCGGCCGTGATCGTGTCGGCTTCCGGCATGGCCACCGGCGGACGGGTCCTGCACCATCTGCGGCACCTGCTGCCCGATCCGCGCAACGCCGTCGTCGTGGTGGGCTTCGCCGCCCAGGGCACCCGGGCACGGGATCTCGTCGACGGTGCCAAGGTGCTCAAGATGTTCGGCGAGTACGTCCCGGTCCGTGCCCTCGTCGCCGACGTGCCGCACTTCTCCGCCCATGCCGACGCCGCGCAGATCATTGACTGGCTGCGCGGCGCCCCTGCCCCGTACGTCACCTATCTGGTGCACGGTGAGCCCGAGGCCGCGGCCGCGCTGCGCGACCGCATCGACCGCTCCCTGGGCTGGACGGCGGCCGTGCCCCGCTCGGGCGAGCGGGTCCTGGTCCGGTGA
- a CDS encoding CBS domain-containing protein — translation MKATKIGSVMVGDVVTVDRDTPFKQVARVLGEHRISGVPVVDEDDKVLGVISETDLMLRQAQGTQVHSWLGRLRRGVRRTEAKSRARTAGGLMSAPAVTVRADDTVPEAARLMARHRVERLPVVDEEDRLVGIVTRRDLLEVFLRSDEEIRRTVEQEVLLNTLWLAPQNISVRVRNGVVTLAGELERRSEKSIALRTTGRVDGVVGVVDRLTYRLDDTRLQPAEQALHGVAGDWLRKL, via the coding sequence ATGAAGGCCACGAAGATCGGCTCTGTGATGGTCGGGGACGTCGTCACCGTCGACCGTGACACCCCGTTCAAGCAAGTCGCCCGGGTACTGGGCGAGCACCGCATCAGCGGGGTGCCGGTCGTCGACGAGGACGACAAGGTCCTCGGGGTGATCTCGGAGACGGACCTGATGCTCCGGCAGGCCCAGGGCACACAGGTCCACTCGTGGCTCGGCCGTCTGCGCCGCGGTGTCCGCAGGACCGAGGCGAAGAGTCGTGCCCGGACCGCCGGTGGGCTCATGTCGGCGCCCGCCGTGACCGTGCGGGCCGACGACACCGTTCCCGAGGCCGCCCGGCTCATGGCCCGGCACCGCGTCGAACGGCTGCCCGTGGTGGACGAGGAGGACCGGCTCGTCGGCATCGTCACCCGCCGCGATCTCCTGGAGGTCTTCCTGCGCAGCGACGAGGAGATCCGCCGGACGGTGGAGCAGGAGGTGCTCCTCAACACTCTGTGGCTCGCTCCGCAGAACATCTCCGTCCGCGTCCGCAACGGTGTGGTGACCCTCGCCGGGGAGCTGGAACGGCGCAGCGAGAAGTCCATCGCGCTGCGCACGACAGGGCGGGTGGACGGAGTCGTCGGCGTGGTCGACCGCCTCACCTACCGGCTCGACGACACCCGGCTCCAGCCGGCCGAGCAGGCCCTGCACGGCGTGGCCGGCGACTGGCTGCGCAAGTTGTGA
- a CDS encoding universal stress protein, producing the protein MLAPVIAGVDGSAESLAAAEWAVREAERRGRRLRLVHAWERGPRPGGEASAGAVQRHLARRVLRQAEDRVRAASPGTRLDDEQTQGPATEVLLHAAEQAELLVLGSRGLSGFTGFLVGSVALGVIAKAERPVVLVRAGEEATDEHLPAPDGSPSTRTGCRDVVLGVDVADPSDEVIEFAFEEAGLRGARLRVVHARQAGVPLGPLPHGSTADASRELLDDLLSVWREKYPDVEVLATVSTGRAQSVLVRAASGASLLVVGHRLADRTVGPRTGPVTHGVVHHVDCPVAVVPHP; encoded by the coding sequence ATGCTCGCGCCGGTGATCGCAGGGGTGGACGGGTCCGCCGAGAGCCTCGCCGCGGCCGAATGGGCCGTGCGCGAGGCGGAGCGCCGTGGCCGGAGGCTGCGGCTGGTGCACGCCTGGGAGCGGGGACCGCGTCCCGGCGGGGAAGCGTCGGCGGGCGCGGTGCAGCGCCACTTGGCACGGCGCGTGCTGCGACAGGCGGAGGACCGGGTCCGTGCGGCGAGCCCCGGCACGCGCCTCGACGACGAGCAGACACAGGGCCCGGCCACCGAGGTGCTGCTGCACGCGGCCGAGCAGGCGGAACTGCTGGTGCTGGGCTCGCGCGGACTGAGCGGCTTCACGGGCTTCCTCGTGGGATCCGTGGCGCTGGGCGTCATCGCGAAGGCCGAACGCCCCGTGGTGCTGGTCCGGGCCGGGGAGGAGGCCACGGACGAGCACCTGCCCGCGCCGGACGGCAGCCCTTCCACGCGCACCGGCTGTCGCGACGTGGTGCTCGGTGTCGACGTCGCCGACCCGAGCGACGAGGTGATCGAGTTCGCCTTCGAGGAGGCCGGGCTGCGCGGCGCCCGGCTGCGGGTGGTCCACGCCCGGCAGGCCGGGGTACCGCTGGGTCCGCTACCGCACGGGTCCACCGCGGACGCCTCGCGCGAACTGCTCGACGACCTGCTGAGCGTGTGGCGGGAGAAGTACCCCGACGTCGAGGTCCTGGCGACCGTCTCCACCGGCCGGGCACAGTCCGTGCTGGTGCGCGCCGCGTCCGGTGCCTCCCTCCTCGTCGTCGGTCACCGGCTCGCCGACAGGACCGTGGGACCCCGCACCGGTCCCGTCACCCACGGGGTCGTCCACCACGTCGACTGTCCGGTCGCCGTGGTCCCTCACCCCTGA
- a CDS encoding amino acid permease: MSRSARGGARPAPRAQLGLPAASALVIGSIIGTGVFALPSALAPYGPIALVAFVVVTLGALALAVTFGALSRRVPASGGPYVYAREAFGEFTGFLNAWSYWITAWAGNAAIVVAWVGYVEVFVNTGHRTGISILIALVGLWIPAAVNLSGVRNTGAFQVITTVLKFVPLILMATVGLLFIDPDNFGAFNASDQSALGAISAAGAIALFSYLGLEAASVVAGRVRDPERNVPRATVYGTLACAVIYLLGTLAVFGTVSHGELGASTAPFTDAANNIVGGTWAGDAVAVAAIISGIGALNGWTMLCAEMPYAAARDGLFPGAFAKLRGPSGVPVFGIVASTVLASLITVFSYTRFEDVFTRIVLLSVLTAVIPYLFSAAAQLYWLLARGRDSLSTRRLARDGTVAALAMAFSYWSIQGSGYQTVYYGLFVLLLGLPVYIWLGRERGEHGVEVPDGPEVPRTRAPETPPPVTRIPRSRRPRRSFLRHHD, translated from the coding sequence ATGTCCAGGTCGGCGAGGGGCGGGGCAAGGCCCGCTCCCAGAGCGCAACTCGGCCTGCCCGCCGCGTCCGCGCTGGTCATCGGCAGCATCATCGGAACCGGCGTCTTCGCCCTGCCGTCGGCGCTCGCACCCTACGGGCCGATCGCCCTCGTGGCGTTCGTCGTGGTCACGCTCGGCGCGCTCGCCCTGGCCGTCACGTTCGGGGCACTGTCGCGGCGCGTCCCGGCGAGCGGCGGCCCCTACGTGTACGCCCGCGAGGCCTTCGGCGAGTTCACCGGGTTCCTCAACGCGTGGTCGTACTGGATCACCGCCTGGGCCGGCAACGCCGCGATCGTGGTGGCCTGGGTCGGCTATGTCGAGGTCTTCGTCAACACCGGGCACCGGACCGGGATCTCGATACTCATCGCGCTCGTCGGCCTGTGGATCCCGGCCGCGGTCAACCTCAGCGGGGTCCGCAACACCGGCGCCTTCCAGGTGATCACCACCGTGCTGAAGTTCGTGCCGCTGATCCTGATGGCCACGGTCGGTCTGCTGTTCATCGACCCGGACAACTTCGGCGCCTTCAACGCCAGTGACCAGTCGGCGCTCGGCGCGATCTCGGCGGCCGGGGCCATCGCCCTGTTCAGCTACCTCGGTCTGGAGGCCGCCTCCGTGGTCGCCGGCCGGGTCCGTGATCCCGAGCGCAACGTGCCGCGTGCCACCGTGTACGGCACGCTCGCCTGCGCCGTGATCTACCTCCTCGGCACCCTCGCGGTGTTCGGCACCGTCTCGCACGGTGAACTCGGCGCCTCCACCGCGCCGTTCACCGACGCCGCCAACAACATCGTGGGCGGCACCTGGGCGGGCGACGCCGTCGCCGTGGCCGCCATCATCTCCGGCATCGGCGCCCTGAACGGCTGGACCATGCTGTGCGCGGAGATGCCGTACGCCGCCGCCCGCGACGGACTCTTCCCCGGAGCCTTCGCGAAGCTGCGCGGCCCGAGCGGGGTCCCCGTCTTCGGGATCGTCGCCTCGACCGTGCTCGCCTCGCTGATCACCGTGTTCAGCTACACCCGGTTCGAGGACGTCTTCACCCGGATCGTGCTGCTGAGCGTGCTCACCGCCGTGATCCCCTATCTGTTCTCGGCCGCCGCCCAGCTGTACTGGCTGCTGGCCCGGGGCCGGGACAGCCTGAGCACGCGCCGCCTCGCCCGGGACGGGACGGTCGCCGCGCTCGCGATGGCGTTCTCGTACTGGTCGATCCAGGGCAGCGGCTACCAGACCGTCTACTACGGCCTGTTCGTGCTGCTGCTCGGCCTGCCGGTCTACATCTGGCTGGGCCGCGAGCGCGGTGAGCACGGTGTCGAGGTGCCCGACGGGCCGGAGGTCCCGCGGACCCGGGCGCCCGAGACACCGCCACCCGTCACCCGGATCCCGCGGTCCCGCCGCCCGCGCAGGAGCTTCCTGCGCCACCACGACTGA
- a CDS encoding SHOCT domain-containing protein, protein MTTVYWNHHDMTGWDWFATSVGAALFWALLITVGVLLYRSLTRAPQPPRTHLPPSPEQLLAERFARGEIDEEEYRRRLSVLRSDDAGLTKP, encoded by the coding sequence GTGACCACCGTGTACTGGAACCACCACGACATGACCGGCTGGGACTGGTTCGCCACCTCGGTCGGCGCGGCCCTGTTCTGGGCCCTGCTCATCACCGTCGGCGTGCTGCTGTACCGATCCCTGACGCGTGCTCCGCAGCCACCGCGCACCCATCTCCCACCGTCCCCCGAGCAGCTGCTCGCCGAGCGCTTCGCCCGGGGCGAGATCGACGAGGAGGAGTACCGGCGTCGTCTGTCCGTGCTGCGCTCCGACGACGCCGGTCTGACCAAACCCTGA
- a CDS encoding nitroreductase family protein, which produces MQARPFDERTVTELVTAATAAPSLHNAQPWHFRWRSAAGLLELRADLGRTMPRTDPDHRALHLGCGAALFNLRVAAAHRGLDTDTLLLPDPSDPYLLATVRIGDTGPPDRAASALFPAVERRHTSRHPFADRPVPADVQQALRAAAAQEGAQLLFPRAWHLEALLDHVRDAEGRDTLDPERLEDVERWTHRGPRAGDGIPEHAFGPRVRSGRAPVRDFAGRRNVPGRAAAAFETTPNLALLGTGQDHRADWLRAGQALERVLLLATLNGLATALSSHALEERDLRELARDPTSGMGFVHMVLRLGYGTPGTASPRRPVTEVLDLL; this is translated from the coding sequence ATGCAGGCGCGTCCCTTCGACGAGAGGACCGTCACGGAGCTTGTCACGGCCGCGACGGCCGCCCCCTCGCTCCACAACGCCCAGCCCTGGCACTTTCGTTGGCGCTCCGCCGCAGGCCTCCTCGAACTGCGTGCCGACCTCGGCCGCACGATGCCCCGCACCGACCCCGACCACCGCGCCCTGCACCTCGGCTGCGGCGCGGCCCTGTTCAACCTGCGCGTCGCCGCGGCGCACCGGGGCCTGGACACCGACACCCTGCTGCTGCCCGATCCTTCCGACCCGTACCTGTTGGCCACCGTCCGGATCGGCGACACCGGCCCGCCCGACCGCGCGGCGTCCGCGCTGTTCCCGGCGGTCGAGCGGCGCCACACCAGCCGACACCCGTTCGCCGACCGGCCGGTACCGGCCGACGTCCAGCAGGCGCTGCGGGCCGCCGCCGCCCAGGAGGGCGCACAGCTCCTCTTCCCCCGCGCCTGGCACCTGGAGGCCCTGCTCGATCACGTTCGGGACGCCGAGGGACGCGACACCCTGGACCCCGAGCGCCTGGAGGACGTGGAGCGGTGGACGCACCGGGGCCCGCGGGCCGGCGACGGAATCCCGGAACACGCCTTCGGACCGCGCGTGCGCTCCGGCCGGGCCCCGGTCCGGGACTTCGCCGGGCGGCGCAACGTTCCCGGCCGGGCGGCGGCGGCTTTCGAGACCACTCCGAACCTCGCGCTCCTGGGCACCGGCCAGGACCACCGCGCCGACTGGCTGCGGGCAGGGCAGGCGCTGGAGCGGGTCCTGCTGCTGGCCACCCTGAACGGACTGGCCACGGCCCTGAGTTCCCACGCCCTGGAGGAGCGCGACCTGCGCGAACTGGCCCGGGACCCCACCTCCGGCATGGGTTTCGTGCACATGGTGCTGCGCCTCGGCTACGGCACCCCAGGTACCGCGTCGCCCCGCCGGCCCGTCACCGAGGTGCTCGACCTGCTCTGA